One Salvelinus namaycush isolate Seneca chromosome 4, SaNama_1.0, whole genome shotgun sequence genomic window carries:
- the LOC120045713 gene encoding probable vesicular acetylcholine transporter-B has product MDTGGSSGLAKSAAVKLSEMGERTKQFGNAMKAPDHQRRIILVIVCVALLLDNMLYMVIVPIIPDYLADLELEQAEHVHVVIHPNSSINSTMSSAQAKSNRDNLDVQIGVLFASKAILQLLVNPLSGTFIDRVGYDIPLLIGLTVMFFSTCIFAFAENYATLFFARSLQGLGSAFADTSGIAMIADKYTEESERSKALGIALAFISFGSLVAPPFGGILYEFAGKRVPFIVLAVVCLIDGILLLTVIKPFSNRTRDNMPVGTPIYKLMVDPYIAVVAGALTVCNIPLAFLEPTIANWMESTMHSTKWEMGLCWLPAFFPHVLGVYMTVKLASKYPNLQWFYGALGMVIIGASSCTVPACKTFGQLIAPLCGICFGIALVDTALLPTLAFLVDVRHVSVYGSVYALADISYSVAYAMGPIVAGNIVHNYGFVQLNLGMGLVNVLYAPALLLLRNVCQMKPSYSERDNLLVDDDEPEGLYDTMKMEERKGKKKGYSSAGNCLPVVVVDENGGFDPFRAQTRASSEESFGPEYS; this is encoded by the coding sequence ATGGATACAGGGGGGTCCTCCGGGCTGGCCAAATCAGCCGCTGTAAAACTGTCCGAGATGGGAGAAAGAACGAAACAGTTTGGCAACGCAATGAAAGCCCCCGACCATCAAAGACGGATCATTTTAGTGATCGTCTGCGTGGCTCTTCTTCTAGACAATATGCTCTATATGGTTATAGTCCCGATTATTCCCGACTACCTTGCTGATTTAGAGCTTGAGCAAGCAGAGCACGTCCACGTAGTTATACATCCGAATTCTTCAATCAACAGCACAATGAGCTCAGCCCAAGCTAAAAGCAACAGGGACAATTTAGACGTCCAAATAGGAGTACTTTTTGCGTCGAAGGCTATCTTGCAGCTCTTGGTGAACCCTTTGTCAGGAACTTTCATAGACCGCGTTGGATACGACATTCCACTCCTCATAGGATTAACCGTCATGTTCTTTTCCACATGCATATTTGCTTTCGCTGAGAACTACGCGACGCTGTTTTTTGCCCGTAGTTTGCAAGGTCTGGGCTCAGCTTTCGCCGACACCTCAGGAATTGCCATGATAGCAGATAAATACACCGAAGAATCGGAGAGAAGTAAAGCCCTTGGTATCGCCCTGGCGTTCATCTCTTTCGGGAGCCTGGTAGCGCCTCCCTTCGGGGGTATCCTGTACGAGTTTGCCGGTAAAAGAGTACCGTTTATCGTTCTCGCCGTTGTTTGCCTTATAGACGGGATTCTGCTCTTGACCGTGATCAAGCCGTTCTCGAACAGGACTAGAGACAATATGCCGGTGGGTACCCCCATCTACAAACTAATGGTTGACCCCTACATAGCTGTCGTGGCAGGTGCCCTAACAGTGTGTAACATCCCCCTGGCCTTTCTGGAGCCCACCATAGCCAACTGGATGGAGAGCACCATGCATTCAACTAAGTGGGAAATGGGATTATGTTGGCTGCCTGCTTTCTTCCCACATGTTCTGGGTGTCTACATGACCGTCAAACTGGCTTCTAAGTACCCCAACCTGCAGTGGTTCTATGGAGCCTTGGGCATGGTCATTATCGGGGCCAGCTCGTGCACCGTTCCAGCATGCAAAACATTCGGCCAGTTAATCGCCCCGTTATGCGGCATATGTTTCGGCATCGCTCTCGTGGACACTGCCCTGTTGCCAACACTTGCCTTCCTGGTCGACGTGCGTCATGTGTCCGTGTACGGCAGCGTCTACGCTTTAGCTGACATCTCCTATTCTGTCGCGTATGCCATGGGTCCTATCGTGGCGGGGAATATAGTGCACAACTATGGGTTTGTCCAACTCAACCTGGGCATGGGCCTCGTCAATGTCCTGTACGCACCGGCCCTTCTGCTGCTCCGTAATGTGTGCCAAATGAAGCCGTCCTACTCCGAGAGAGATAACCTGTTGGTGGACGATGATGAACCCGAGGGTCTGTATGATACCATGAAGATGGAGGAGCGGAAAGGCAAGAAGAAGGGTTATAGTTCGGCAGGGAACTGTTTGCCTGTTGTGGTGGTGGATGAGAATGGAGGGTTTGACCCGTTTAGAGCACAAACACGTGCCTCTTCAGAGGAATCCTTTGGTCCAGAGTACAGTTAG